The genomic DNA TTTATTTTTTCCTAAGATAACATCTCCATTGGGTAGTTCATGGTAGATAGGTTTTTTTTCCAACCATGGTTTGTAGTAATATTTCCCAATCGTTTCATTATTTTTGTTATCACGAACCTCAAAAACAAAACTTCCGTCATCGGATATATTTTCTAAACAATTAATATTAATATTTGAAAGGCTCTCAGCATCACTGGCATTAACAATTGGGGGATTGGTTTCATATAAGCCGTTTTCAATAATCATATCTTTTAAAAATATCGAATTAGCTATACTATATGCAATGCCTGCAAAACTAATTAGAATTGTAAAGACTAATACTATGATTTTTATTTTTTTATTCATAATTAATATTCCTCCTCTAAGGTAAATAAATCGTATTTACTTTATAATCAGTATTTGCATAAATTGTTACATTCTGTGTTCTTGCCCCATAATCATAACTAAGTGTTATATTACCTGTATTTGCTCTAGCTATATAATAGTTTATACCATAAGAAGCTTCATCTGGAAAAGGATTTCCATTTGCCATTACAAAATATGAATATGATGCTCCATAATTAATATCTGTACCTTTTGTTGCTCCAGATATTCTTTTATACCTAGCCCAGCTCCCACCTGAAGTACGTACTTCACCAAGTACCCCACCATATCCATCAGAAGTACTTCTTGATAAAAGCCCTTCAGGATTTCTTTGACTATACCAACTGTTAGTTCCCATCCTAATTTCAAAGTGTAAATGAGGACCTGTTGCACCTCCTGAACTGCCAGATTCTGCAATCTTATTTCCTTGATAAACCGTTTGATTAACGGCGGGGCAATCTGAATAATCACTTAAATGCGCATATAAATGATAAAATTTTACTCCTGGATAATTAGGATGATCTGATTCAATAATTATATATTTACCGTATGAATCACCACCAAGATCTGCCTTGGTTACCACTTTACCAGTATAGGCAGCGTATACATCTGAACCAGATGCAGCGGCAAAGTCGAGACCATGATGACCGTATGTGCTCGATGAAGTAAGCTTTTCAGCATATAAATACCCTGCATTAACGGGAGCTGAAACTGGAGCAACTAAATTAATACCCCCGTAAACCGCCATAACAGGGGAGTATAGTTTAGTTATTAGTATTCCCATAATTAAAAGAATTGGTAAAGCGTATTTACATAAATTTCTTTTTATTATCAACATAAACATCCCCTTATTGTAAATTATCTTAAAAAATTATTTTAATATCTTACTTTCAAACTTCTAAGAATATCATAGTTTTATTCCACACTTTGCGTCATTTGGTTGATTGTGGTGGTTTCTTGAAACAACTCCAGGACTACCTTGTTTTAAATTCAGCTGAATAAAAGTTGATTCTGCTGCAAAAACTAATAATCAGTGAATATTTATTAAAATATCAGGATTTTTGATGCATAAACCAGCCCGACAGCGTATGTTTATACATCATTTCTAAAAAAAGAGGGTTTTTGCAGCAGAATCAAAGTTAGATTTTAATATTTTTTTTACTAGTAGACATAATTATGAATATACACCTCCCTCCGCATATCGGTCAGCAAAATTCTCTTTCTTTATTACCAAAATTTAATTTAAATTACCTATTATGTCATATAATTACATATTATGGTATCATATCGCTTACTTATGGTCAATACCCATTATTAAACATACAATATTCTACAAGGGTAACCGGTATACCCTTCCCCTGGGAACCTATAGCCCAGGCAGGAAAGTAAGCTTGGATATTGAGGGAGAAATCCTGAAAATACGGGATGATTTCGATGGCTATCTCATTGCTGAACATAAAATCTCCAAAAACAA from Peptococcaceae bacterium includes the following:
- a CDS encoding M23 family metallopeptidase, whose translation is MLIIKRNLCKYALPILLIMGILITKLYSPVMAVYGGINLVAPVSAPVNAGYLYAEKLTSSSTYGHHGLDFAAASGSDVYAAYTGKVVTKADLGGDSYGKYIIIESDHPNYPGVKFYHLYAHLSDYSDCPAVNQTVYQGNKIAESGSSGGATGPHLHFEIRMGTNSWYSQRNPEGLLSRSTSDGYGGVLGEVRTSGGSWARYKRISGATKGTDINYGASYSYFVMANGNPFPDEASYGINYYIARANTGNITLSYDYGARTQNVTIYANTDYKVNTIYLP